The following coding sequences lie in one Alloacidobacterium dinghuense genomic window:
- a CDS encoding Hcp family type VI secretion system effector gives MAVDYFLDLDGIPGESQDEKFKNKIQLLSWSWGASNISSVAGTGGSGAGKVDLSDFSTMTFFDKSTPKLFKSIVKGTHITKGTMSAVKTGADGKPYLKVNFTEIFITGLQMSASSEVPSVSISFTYNEIGIDYSTQDEKGNVASVGEVKYSTKQNKQS, from the coding sequence ATGGCAGTTGATTATTTCCTCGACCTTGATGGGATTCCCGGAGAATCTCAAGACGAAAAATTTAAAAACAAGATCCAGCTCCTGAGCTGGAGCTGGGGAGCTTCGAACATCTCCTCCGTTGCCGGAACGGGCGGTTCGGGTGCCGGTAAGGTGGATCTGTCTGACTTCAGCACGATGACCTTTTTCGACAAATCGACCCCAAAGCTGTTCAAGTCGATCGTGAAAGGAACCCACATTACGAAGGGGACCATGAGCGCCGTCAAGACAGGCGCGGATGGCAAGCCCTATCTGAAGGTGAACTTTACGGAAATTTTCATTACCGGCCTGCAGATGTCGGCTTCTTCTGAAGTGCCAAGTGTCAGCATTTCATTCACCTATAACGAAATCGGCATTGACTACTCGACGCAGGATGAGAAGGGCAATGTCGCCAGCGTTGGCGAAGTCAAGTACAGCACGAAACAGAACAAACAGTCGTAA
- a CDS encoding type VI secretion system accessory protein TagJ: MDGLSYYRDGQLQLAITALGDELKKQPLDVKRRTFLFELLCFAGDYDRASKQLDVLSDANKEAAAGAMLYRAALHAEKTRQEMFAKDELPLGTTHPAPSGSLNGEEFTSLEDADPRIGAHLEAFIAGSYTWIPLAYVESVEVQAPKKLRDLLWAPAILHTTEAFRLQDLGEVLIPVLAPLSWKHSDDAVRLGRSTAWEDNEKYGAVPYGQKMLMRGEEEVPFLELRNLTFHHARETAESATT; the protein is encoded by the coding sequence ATGGACGGGCTCTCTTATTACCGCGATGGCCAGCTTCAGCTGGCCATCACTGCGCTTGGCGACGAGTTGAAGAAGCAACCGCTCGACGTCAAGCGCCGTACGTTCTTGTTTGAATTGCTGTGCTTCGCGGGAGATTACGACCGCGCCAGCAAGCAACTCGATGTTCTTTCTGACGCGAACAAGGAGGCTGCGGCCGGAGCGATGCTGTATCGCGCGGCTCTGCATGCTGAGAAGACGCGGCAGGAAATGTTCGCCAAGGATGAGCTGCCTCTCGGAACAACACATCCCGCACCCTCGGGCTCTCTCAATGGCGAAGAGTTCACTAGCCTCGAAGATGCCGATCCGCGCATCGGCGCGCATCTGGAGGCATTCATCGCAGGCAGCTACACCTGGATTCCACTCGCTTACGTAGAGTCCGTCGAGGTACAGGCTCCGAAAAAGCTGCGCGATCTGCTATGGGCGCCGGCGATTCTGCATACCACCGAAGCTTTTCGCCTGCAGGATCTGGGAGAGGTTTTGATTCCGGTGCTCGCGCCGCTTTCCTGGAAGCATTCCGACGATGCCGTTCGGTTGGGCCGCTCAACCGCCTGGGAAGACAACGAAAAATATGGGGCCGTTCCCTACGGCCAGAAAATGCTGATGCGAGGGGAAGAGGAAGTGCCGTTCCTCGAGCTGCGCAATCTGACCTTCCACCACGCCAGGGAGACGGCTGAAAGTGCCACTACGTGA
- the tssA gene encoding type VI secretion system protein TssA, with protein MPLRDDLLNPIPGDNPSGASLRYDKIYDQIKEARTEDDDSLPSGAWERTVKKADFNLVIKLAGEALSTKSKDLQLAAWLTEAHVKKEGLSLVEPCFKLIHDLQEQFWDTIYPLIEDDDVGLRAMPIEWAANRVAALVREAPITKKGLNFFQYKESRTVGYEGDAESSDSKREARRQAIEDGKTTGEDFDAAFAATSKAFYVGLHDSLQSTLTTLETLQSFSEEKYRDEGPSFAKLRTSIQEVDQVVNSLLAEKRKLEPDPVDEAAVEGHEEMSETEESAGALVAVHAGRGKSLSSLAMRNAGFVSAKPTDWSDAVNRIRECTLFIQEERPSSPATFLLQAVVQLGEMGEQDDLARDMIRQGQLPQAIQLLLRDAARQPNGRARFQSRLHIAQLCVDAGEKRVAVRVLDELIKEIDERKLEEWEAGELIAQPLALLLKCIESDDDGRREELFSRLCRIDPIAALNVSH; from the coding sequence GTGCCACTACGTGATGATCTATTAAATCCGATTCCGGGCGACAATCCTTCCGGAGCCAGCCTCCGTTACGACAAGATCTACGACCAGATCAAAGAAGCGCGGACCGAAGATGACGACAGCCTTCCCAGTGGAGCCTGGGAACGCACGGTCAAGAAGGCCGACTTTAACCTGGTGATCAAGCTGGCGGGTGAAGCGCTGTCTACTAAAAGCAAGGACCTCCAGCTGGCGGCGTGGCTCACCGAGGCCCACGTCAAAAAGGAAGGCCTGTCTCTCGTCGAGCCTTGCTTTAAGCTCATCCATGACCTGCAGGAGCAGTTCTGGGATACGATCTATCCCCTCATCGAGGACGACGACGTAGGCCTGCGCGCGATGCCTATTGAATGGGCCGCCAATCGCGTTGCCGCTCTCGTGCGCGAAGCCCCGATTACCAAGAAGGGTCTGAACTTCTTCCAATACAAGGAATCCCGCACCGTTGGCTACGAAGGCGACGCCGAATCCAGCGACAGCAAGCGCGAAGCGCGCAGGCAGGCGATCGAAGACGGCAAAACCACCGGAGAGGATTTTGACGCAGCCTTCGCGGCGACCTCCAAGGCGTTTTATGTCGGCCTTCACGACTCTCTGCAATCCACGCTGACCACGCTGGAAACGTTGCAGAGCTTCAGCGAAGAAAAGTATCGCGATGAAGGGCCATCGTTCGCCAAGCTGCGCACGTCGATCCAGGAAGTCGACCAGGTGGTCAACAGCCTCCTCGCCGAAAAGAGAAAGCTGGAGCCGGATCCGGTAGACGAAGCAGCAGTCGAAGGCCATGAAGAAATGTCAGAGACGGAAGAAAGCGCCGGTGCGCTGGTTGCTGTGCATGCGGGGAGAGGGAAGTCCCTCTCAAGCCTAGCCATGAGAAATGCAGGATTTGTTTCAGCCAAGCCAACGGACTGGAGCGATGCCGTCAACCGAATCCGCGAATGCACCCTCTTCATTCAGGAAGAGCGGCCTTCGAGCCCCGCCACCTTTTTGCTGCAGGCTGTTGTGCAACTCGGAGAAATGGGGGAACAGGACGATCTTGCCCGCGACATGATTCGCCAGGGCCAACTGCCCCAGGCAATTCAGCTGCTGTTGCGCGATGCGGCGCGGCAGCCCAACGGCCGCGCCCGTTTTCAGAGCAGGCTGCACATCGCCCAGCTATGCGTCGACGCAGGCGAGAAGCGAGTCGCGGTTCGCGTTTTAGACGAGCTGATCAAGGAAATTGACGAGCGCAAGCTGGAAGAATGGGAGGCGGGTGAACTGATCGCGCAGCCGCTGGCGCTGCTTCTCAAGTGCATTGAATCCGATGACGACGGGAGAAGGGAAGAGCTGTTCTCGCGTCTTTGCCGTATCGACCCCATAGCGGCGCTGAATGTTTCACATTGA
- the tssE gene encoding type VI secretion system baseplate subunit TssE, with product MARSATETLVTQSVLDRLMAVEDWPTTRAQSLRYFKEALKRDLEWLLNTRQPPIEALADYELASASTLNYGLPDISSMGLNSASDNRRLRQAIEACLRNYEPRLTDVRVTLEKGDTAERRLRFHIEGSMKLDPAPEEISFDTVLELSSGEYKVK from the coding sequence TTGGCACGTTCAGCTACAGAAACGCTGGTAACGCAATCAGTCCTTGACCGCCTGATGGCCGTTGAGGACTGGCCGACCACGCGCGCCCAATCTCTTCGCTACTTCAAAGAAGCCCTGAAGCGTGACCTCGAATGGTTGCTGAACACCCGCCAGCCTCCCATTGAGGCGCTTGCCGATTACGAACTGGCATCGGCTTCCACCCTCAACTACGGACTGCCTGACATTTCCTCGATGGGCCTCAACTCCGCGTCTGACAATCGACGCTTACGGCAGGCCATCGAGGCTTGCTTGCGCAACTACGAGCCTCGCCTGACCGACGTGCGCGTGACTCTCGAAAAAGGCGACACGGCGGAGCGCCGTCTGCGCTTCCACATCGAAGGCAGCATGAAGCTCGACCCGGCCCCCGAGGAAATATCATTTGACACTGTGCTCGAGCTATCCAGCGGCGAGTACAAGGTGAAATAA
- the tssF gene encoding type VI secretion system baseplate subunit TssF produces the protein MREDLLEYYERELAYVRQLGAEFAQKYPRVASRLLLEPDRCDDPHVERLIEAFAFLAARVHLRIDDDFPEITSALLGIVSPHYLRPIPSMSVVECQLDPEQGKQTTGLRIPVGTQLATKRTFDGLPCRFHTAYPVHLWPFSVGECEWRHPERLTQPIRVHGAAGVIRMRLDCARDVFFDKLQISKLGFHVTGETNVVHTLYELLCRNCIAIFVRDPQQRGGKVVPIAPSDLRPVGFEEDEALLPYPRRSFEGYRLLQEYFTFSEKFLFFELSSLEAIREAGCKEQAEILFYFSRFDRPERQQDLEIGVTSRTLRLGCTPIINLFPQTAEPILVTHTKHEYLVIPDVRHQETTEIFSIEDVMASNTSRRESIELDPLYSYRFEGRKTTGRTYWHAMRRPNVLGEREPSTMHISLVDVDGQVTHPDAEVLTVRTTCSNFDLPSRLPFGLEEGDFSAEDFPAVQKITALRRPTPSYDPPDEKGQLWRLVSQLSLNYLSLVEEGVTALQEILRLHNFTDSSYLENQIGGITAMSSRPHFAIMQSGFGNIPARGMRIEIDFDERQFVGGGVYLFANVLDRFLGNYTSINSFCQLAARTNQRKEMLGEWPPRAGNKPLI, from the coding sequence ATGCGCGAAGACTTGCTCGAATACTATGAGCGCGAGCTTGCTTATGTCCGGCAGCTTGGGGCGGAGTTCGCGCAAAAATACCCGCGCGTCGCCAGCCGTCTGCTGCTTGAGCCCGATCGCTGCGACGATCCGCATGTCGAGCGACTGATCGAAGCCTTCGCGTTTCTAGCCGCGCGCGTTCACTTACGCATCGACGACGACTTTCCGGAAATCACGTCGGCGCTCCTCGGAATCGTCTCGCCCCATTACCTGCGGCCCATCCCATCGATGTCGGTCGTCGAATGCCAGCTCGATCCGGAGCAGGGAAAGCAGACCACCGGCCTGCGAATTCCTGTCGGAACCCAGCTCGCAACTAAACGCACTTTCGATGGACTTCCTTGCCGCTTTCACACCGCCTACCCCGTGCACCTATGGCCATTCTCCGTAGGCGAATGCGAGTGGCGCCATCCCGAGCGTCTTACGCAGCCCATCCGCGTCCACGGAGCAGCTGGAGTCATCCGCATGCGCCTTGATTGCGCCCGCGATGTCTTCTTCGACAAGCTCCAGATCAGCAAATTAGGTTTTCATGTCACCGGCGAAACCAACGTCGTCCACACGCTCTACGAGCTGCTTTGCCGAAACTGCATCGCAATTTTCGTGCGCGACCCGCAGCAGCGCGGCGGCAAAGTTGTGCCCATCGCGCCTTCAGACCTGCGCCCTGTCGGCTTTGAAGAGGACGAAGCTCTCCTGCCATACCCCAGGCGCTCCTTCGAAGGCTATCGCCTCTTGCAGGAATACTTCACTTTCTCGGAAAAATTCCTGTTCTTCGAACTGAGCAGCCTCGAAGCGATCCGCGAAGCAGGCTGCAAGGAACAAGCCGAAATCCTCTTCTATTTCTCGCGCTTTGATCGCCCCGAGCGCCAGCAGGACCTCGAAATCGGTGTCACATCGCGCACGCTGCGTCTGGGATGCACTCCCATCATCAATCTCTTTCCACAAACGGCCGAACCGATATTAGTCACGCACACCAAGCACGAGTACCTCGTCATCCCCGATGTGCGCCATCAGGAAACAACCGAAATCTTCTCCATCGAAGACGTCATGGCGTCGAACACGAGCCGCCGCGAAAGCATCGAACTCGACCCGCTGTACTCCTACCGCTTTGAAGGCCGCAAAACAACCGGACGCACCTACTGGCACGCGATGCGCCGCCCGAATGTCCTCGGCGAGCGCGAGCCGTCCACCATGCACATATCGCTCGTCGACGTAGACGGACAGGTAACGCACCCCGACGCGGAAGTCCTCACCGTCCGCACCACCTGCTCCAACTTCGACTTGCCGTCGCGCCTGCCATTCGGACTCGAAGAAGGAGATTTCTCCGCAGAAGATTTTCCTGCAGTACAAAAGATCACGGCGCTCCGCCGTCCCACTCCCAGCTACGATCCGCCGGATGAAAAAGGACAGCTGTGGCGGCTGGTCTCACAGCTCTCGCTCAACTATCTGTCGCTCGTCGAAGAAGGCGTAACGGCACTGCAGGAAATTCTCCGCCTGCACAACTTCACTGATTCGTCGTACCTCGAAAACCAGATCGGCGGCATCACCGCCATGTCCTCGCGCCCGCACTTCGCCATCATGCAATCGGGATTCGGCAACATTCCGGCACGCGGCATGCGCATTGAAATCGACTTTGACGAGCGCCAGTTTGTCGGCGGAGGTGTATACCTGTTCGCGAACGTGCTCGACCGCTTCCTCGGCAACTACACCTCTATCAACAGCTTCTGCCAGTTGGCTGCGCGCACCAACCAGAGAAAGGAGATGCTTGGCGAATGGCCACCCAGAGCCGGGAACAAGCCCCTAATTTGA
- the tssG gene encoding type VI secretion system baseplate subunit TssG, producing the protein MATQSREQAPNLNPDEGAELQTAPIFQRLDEMLKRDPYSVQFFQAVRLLERLHPERRPVGLFVSPGSEVVRFSSVPTFSFPASELQGLEKAKDGQLKMSVNFMGLCAAVGTLPHVYTDFLLERAKAKDHGPGDFFDLFNHRLISLFYRAWQKYRFYVAYERTGAGDDAISTRLLDLVGLGTKGLTRRMQIADEACLYYTGLLSQRRPSAQALRQLLEDYFEVPVEIHQFTGTWNRLPPENQSFLRDTGMFCERLGMGTIVGDEVWDQHGTVTIRLGPMMFERYQQFLPGADAHRDLRSWLRFYASREFDFIVQLVLEREETPGMELGVAGPAASRLGLVSWVKNRPLSRDPDEATYKLS; encoded by the coding sequence ATGGCCACCCAGAGCCGGGAACAAGCCCCTAATTTGAACCCAGACGAAGGCGCCGAACTGCAGACCGCTCCCATCTTTCAGCGTCTCGACGAGATGCTGAAGCGCGATCCCTACAGCGTGCAGTTCTTTCAGGCCGTGCGTCTTCTGGAGCGACTCCATCCGGAGCGCCGCCCCGTCGGCCTTTTTGTGTCTCCCGGCTCTGAAGTCGTCCGCTTCTCATCCGTTCCGACATTCTCTTTCCCGGCCAGCGAACTCCAGGGTCTCGAAAAAGCGAAGGACGGCCAACTGAAGATGTCCGTCAACTTCATGGGACTCTGCGCCGCGGTCGGCACGCTGCCGCATGTCTACACGGATTTTCTCCTGGAACGCGCCAAAGCAAAGGATCACGGCCCCGGCGACTTCTTCGATCTCTTCAACCATCGCCTCATCTCGCTCTTCTATCGCGCATGGCAGAAGTATCGCTTCTACGTCGCATACGAGCGCACGGGCGCAGGTGATGATGCCATCAGCACGCGCCTGCTCGATCTGGTTGGACTCGGCACGAAGGGTCTCACCCGGCGCATGCAGATTGCCGACGAAGCCTGCCTCTACTACACCGGCCTCCTGTCGCAGCGTCGTCCAAGTGCGCAAGCATTGAGGCAGCTGCTCGAAGATTACTTCGAAGTCCCGGTTGAGATTCACCAGTTCACCGGAACATGGAACCGTCTGCCCCCTGAGAATCAATCCTTCCTGCGCGACACAGGAATGTTCTGCGAACGTCTCGGCATGGGCACCATTGTCGGCGACGAAGTATGGGACCAGCACGGCACCGTAACCATCCGCCTCGGCCCCATGATGTTCGAGCGCTATCAGCAGTTCCTGCCCGGAGCCGACGCCCATCGCGATCTGCGTTCCTGGCTGCGCTTTTATGCGAGCCGTGAATTCGACTTTATCGTCCAGCTCGTTCTCGAACGCGAGGAGACGCCCGGCATGGAGCTTGGTGTCGCCGGTCCCGCCGCATCGCGCCTAGGCCTCGTGAGCTGGGTCAAGAACCGTCCGCTTAGCCGAGATCCGGACGAGGCCACGTACAAGCTGTCCTAA
- the tssH gene encoding type VI secretion system ATPase TssH yields the protein MSLNLKSLITKLDDATRSAFEAAAGLCVSRTHYDIEVEHYLMKAIDSSDNDIAFILKQYGVDKSRLTNELQRSLDRLKTGNARSPAFSPQLVKMLTEAWTIATIEYDANQIRTGHTLLALLTNDELVRLIRDVSKELQLIPVETLRTDFFAVTAKSREEHSAAGAAAPAAAGADGAPRPAGSGKTQHLDQYTENLTAKAKAGKIDPVLGRDSEIRQVVDILMRRRQNNPIMTGEAGVGKTAVVEGFALRVSQGDVPPPLRNVQLHSLDLALLQAGAGVKGEFENRLKGLINEVKSSPHPIILFIDEAHTMIGAGGQAGQNDAANLLKPALARGELRTIAATTWSEYKKFFEKDAALARRFQVVKVEEPSEEQCATMLRGIIAAMEKHHNLRILDQAVTSTVKLTHRYLAGRQLPDKAVSVLDTACARLALGQTTIPPAIEDANRRIDDLKVQKQILERETTVGEDHAERLQTIEDQLAKTEESLGKLKAQWEKEVDLVSRIRVMREALESGAETVKAEGDGKPEVKPSLEALQALEAELEKVQGENPLMHVCVDEQIVGEVISAWTGIPLGKMVKDEITSVLELDQHLKKRVIGQDHGLAAIAQRIITSRASLDDPGKPVGVFMLVGPSGVGKTETALALSDLLYGGERNMITINMSEFQEAHTVSSLKGSPPGYVGYGEGGVLTEAVRRRPYSVVLLDEVEKAHPDVLELFYQVFDKGNMEDGEGRSIDFKNTIIILTSNAATDTLAKLTADKETMPDADGLLAAIKPELNKIFKPAFLGRMMVIPYFPVRDEALKQIIRLKIAKIQRRIQETHKIALHYDDAVLEEVAKRCTEVESGARNVDNILTNTMLPEISRQVLSCMAEETLTERVSVGVSPEGRFTYQW from the coding sequence ATGAGCCTGAACCTGAAGTCGCTGATCACTAAACTGGACGACGCAACCCGCAGCGCCTTTGAAGCTGCCGCCGGTCTCTGCGTCTCGCGCACGCACTATGACATCGAAGTCGAGCATTACCTGATGAAGGCAATCGACAGCTCCGACAACGACATCGCCTTCATCCTCAAGCAATACGGCGTGGACAAATCGCGCCTCACCAATGAACTCCAGCGCAGCCTCGACCGCCTGAAGACCGGCAACGCACGTAGTCCAGCCTTCAGCCCGCAGCTCGTCAAGATGCTCACCGAAGCGTGGACCATCGCCACCATCGAATACGATGCGAACCAGATTCGTACCGGACACACGCTGCTCGCTCTGCTTACGAACGATGAATTGGTTCGCCTCATCCGCGACGTCAGCAAAGAATTGCAGCTGATTCCAGTGGAAACACTGCGAACGGATTTCTTCGCCGTCACCGCCAAGTCGCGTGAAGAGCACTCCGCCGCCGGCGCTGCCGCTCCTGCGGCTGCAGGAGCAGATGGTGCGCCGCGACCCGCAGGCTCCGGCAAAACACAGCACCTCGACCAATACACAGAGAACCTCACGGCGAAGGCCAAGGCAGGCAAGATCGATCCCGTCCTCGGTCGCGATTCCGAGATTCGCCAGGTCGTCGATATCCTCATGCGCCGCCGCCAGAACAATCCCATCATGACCGGCGAAGCAGGCGTTGGCAAAACAGCAGTCGTTGAGGGCTTCGCGCTACGCGTAAGCCAGGGCGATGTTCCGCCTCCGCTGCGCAACGTGCAGTTGCACAGCCTCGACCTCGCTCTCTTGCAAGCCGGAGCAGGCGTAAAGGGCGAATTCGAAAATCGCCTTAAGGGCCTCATCAATGAAGTCAAGTCTTCGCCGCATCCCATCATTCTCTTCATCGATGAAGCGCACACCATGATCGGAGCAGGCGGACAGGCGGGACAGAACGACGCCGCCAACCTGTTGAAGCCCGCACTGGCGCGCGGCGAACTTCGCACCATCGCCGCCACCACATGGTCCGAATACAAAAAGTTCTTCGAGAAAGACGCCGCGTTAGCCCGCCGCTTCCAGGTTGTCAAAGTCGAAGAGCCAAGCGAAGAGCAATGCGCGACCATGCTGCGCGGCATCATCGCGGCCATGGAGAAACACCACAACCTGCGTATTCTCGATCAGGCAGTCACCTCCACCGTGAAGCTCACGCACCGCTATCTCGCCGGACGCCAGCTTCCAGACAAAGCCGTCAGCGTGCTCGACACGGCATGCGCGCGCCTCGCATTGGGGCAGACCACTATCCCGCCGGCAATCGAAGATGCCAACCGCCGCATCGATGATCTCAAAGTCCAGAAGCAGATTCTCGAACGCGAGACCACCGTAGGTGAAGACCACGCCGAGCGCCTGCAGACGATCGAAGACCAGCTAGCAAAGACCGAAGAATCTCTCGGGAAGCTGAAGGCGCAATGGGAGAAAGAAGTCGATCTCGTCAGCCGCATTCGCGTCATGCGTGAAGCCCTCGAGTCCGGCGCAGAGACAGTCAAGGCCGAAGGCGACGGCAAGCCTGAAGTAAAGCCCTCGCTCGAAGCGTTGCAGGCCCTCGAAGCCGAGCTAGAAAAAGTGCAGGGCGAGAACCCGCTCATGCACGTCTGCGTCGACGAGCAAATCGTCGGCGAAGTCATCTCTGCATGGACCGGCATCCCGCTCGGCAAGATGGTCAAGGACGAAATCACCTCCGTCCTCGAACTCGACCAGCACCTCAAGAAGCGCGTCATCGGGCAGGACCACGGTCTCGCTGCCATCGCCCAGCGCATTATCACCTCACGCGCCTCGCTCGACGATCCCGGCAAGCCCGTCGGCGTCTTCATGCTGGTCGGACCCAGCGGCGTAGGCAAAACCGAAACCGCTCTCGCGCTCTCCGATCTGCTCTACGGCGGCGAGCGCAACATGATCACCATCAACATGTCGGAGTTTCAAGAAGCGCACACCGTTTCGTCGCTGAAAGGCTCGCCTCCGGGATACGTCGGTTACGGTGAAGGAGGAGTGTTAACTGAAGCAGTCCGGCGCCGTCCCTACTCCGTCGTCCTGCTAGACGAGGTAGAAAAAGCGCACCCTGACGTGCTTGAGCTTTTCTATCAGGTCTTCGACAAAGGCAACATGGAAGACGGCGAAGGCCGCTCCATCGATTTCAAGAACACCATCATCATCCTCACCAGCAACGCCGCAACCGACACGCTGGCCAAGCTCACTGCCGACAAGGAGACAATGCCCGATGCCGATGGCCTGCTCGCCGCCATCAAGCCCGAGCTGAACAAAATCTTTAAGCCGGCATTCCTCGGCCGCATGATGGTCATTCCCTACTTCCCGGTGCGCGACGAGGCGTTGAAGCAGATCATTCGCCTGAAGATCGCCAAAATCCAACGCCGCATCCAGGAGACGCACAAGATCGCACTCCACTACGACGATGCCGTGCTGGAAGAAGTGGCCAAGCGCTGTACTGAAGTCGAAAGCGGCGCGCGCAACGTCGACAACATCCTCACCAACACCATGCTGCCCGAAATTTCTCGTCAGGTGCTCAGCTGCATGGCAGAGGAAACACTCACCGAAAGAGTCTCAGTCGGTGTTTCACCCGAAGGACGCTTTACCTACCAATGGTAG